One stretch of Aquimarina sp. Aq107 DNA includes these proteins:
- a CDS encoding aspartyl protease family protein encodes MNRILLVLFILVFFNIKAQVTTIPFEEDGLVFIKVRVNEQEEYLDFVFDTGASIGVLESTVAQRLNIKSNYSQNAQGANGSQTYNIATNQTVKIGTVVFDNSNLVLVDLQKLSQRSGRKIQGIIGYDVLRKYRTSFDFKKKMITLYNEGDLISGLDLYTKIPMKFDGTPIPQIDLTFTLNDGNTLTGNFLFDSGANMSVLFNTPYAVKNDLRNRSGKTIKGKARGLNKSTTYTKGTIEKLRFSDFEFTDLPIDISEGKEGVSGSPNYTGILGAQIINRFDMVLDYEKKLFYFKPNEKFNTPFEFPTSGIGIEKVEGKILVSHVVQSSEAYEKGIREGDELLKIDGYGGKELNFWKKHLKHDQKKVEIEVKNKSGKVHRVVILLKRLI; translated from the coding sequence ATGAACAGGATTTTATTAGTATTATTCATACTTGTGTTTTTTAACATAAAAGCACAAGTAACCACTATACCTTTTGAAGAAGACGGCCTCGTTTTTATAAAGGTACGAGTAAATGAGCAAGAAGAATATTTAGATTTTGTGTTCGATACTGGAGCATCGATCGGGGTTTTGGAGAGTACGGTGGCCCAAAGATTGAATATAAAATCTAATTATTCGCAAAATGCACAAGGTGCAAATGGATCACAAACTTATAATATCGCTACAAATCAAACTGTCAAGATAGGAACAGTCGTATTTGATAACTCGAATTTAGTTCTTGTAGATTTACAAAAACTTTCTCAACGATCTGGTAGAAAAATTCAAGGTATCATAGGGTATGATGTTTTAAGGAAGTATCGAACAAGCTTTGATTTTAAGAAAAAGATGATCACATTATATAATGAAGGTGATTTGATTTCAGGATTGGATTTATACACTAAGATTCCAATGAAATTTGATGGAACACCTATTCCTCAAATTGATTTAACCTTTACTTTAAATGATGGTAATACGCTAACTGGAAATTTTCTATTTGATAGTGGTGCAAATATGAGTGTATTGTTTAATACACCATATGCTGTAAAAAATGATCTTAGAAATAGATCAGGAAAAACAATTAAAGGCAAGGCAAGAGGGCTGAATAAATCTACAACTTATACGAAAGGAACTATAGAAAAATTAAGATTCAGCGATTTCGAATTTACTGATTTACCAATTGATATTTCAGAAGGCAAAGAAGGAGTATCAGGCTCTCCCAATTATACCGGAATCTTAGGAGCACAAATTATTAATAGATTTGACATGGTACTAGATTATGAAAAGAAATTATTTTATTTCAAACCTAATGAAAAGTTTAATACTCCATTTGAATTTCCTACTAGCGGAATAGGTATAGAAAAGGTAGAAGGCAAAATATTAGTAAGTCATGTGGTGCAATCTAGTGAAGCGTATGAAAAAGGTATTAGAGAAGGAGATGAATTACTTAAAATAGATGGATATGGTGGAAAGGAACTAAACTTCTGGAAGAAGCATTTAAAGCATGATCAAAAAAAGGTAGAAATAGAAGTAAAAAATAAATCTGGGAAAGTACATCGAGTAGTTATTTTATTGAAACGATTAATCTAA
- a CDS encoding TlpA disulfide reductase family protein, whose amino-acid sequence MKTRTLVVSTLFLLLTFFLSHAQSTYYRNHDGILLDEKELKEAENKMKDKIKKINKKAVVEIEIKDTDFRKDSIIHDFGFHVDLNGAVNSKTKLKSFKGKKMLASSLKTLQGDRINISDLEGKPTLLNFWFTNCPPCIDEMPELNKLKEHFGERVNFVAVTYESKEKVEKFLKKYRFDFRHIIDAKEYTDALEMKSFPNNIILDKNGVVKNIEGGIPYIRDKNGGMKMGEATELKRKLETLLK is encoded by the coding sequence ATGAAAACACGGACTTTAGTAGTATCTACTCTATTTCTTCTTCTTACTTTTTTTCTTAGTCATGCGCAATCTACATATTATCGAAATCATGACGGAATCTTATTAGATGAGAAAGAGTTAAAGGAAGCAGAGAATAAAATGAAGGATAAAATCAAAAAAATTAATAAAAAAGCTGTAGTTGAGATTGAGATAAAAGACACAGATTTTAGAAAGGATTCGATAATCCATGATTTTGGTTTTCATGTGGATTTGAATGGTGCTGTAAATTCGAAAACAAAACTCAAATCATTTAAAGGAAAGAAAATGTTAGCATCTTCTTTAAAAACATTACAAGGGGATCGGATTAATATTAGTGATTTAGAAGGAAAACCAACATTACTTAATTTTTGGTTTACTAATTGTCCTCCATGTATTGACGAAATGCCAGAATTAAATAAGTTAAAAGAACATTTTGGAGAACGTGTAAATTTTGTAGCAGTGACCTATGAATCCAAGGAAAAAGTAGAAAAATTTCTAAAGAAATATAGGTTTGATTTCAGACATATTATAGATGCAAAAGAATATACAGATGCGTTAGAAATGAAATCTTTTCCTAATAATATTATACTGGACAAAAATGGTGTTGTAAAAAATATAGAAGGTGGTATACCCTACATAAGAGATAAAAATGGTGGAATGAAAATGGGAGAAGCTACAGAACTAAAACGTAAACTAGAAACCCTTTTAAAATAA
- a CDS encoding DegT/DnrJ/EryC1/StrS aminotransferase family protein, with translation MKKIQMVDLKGQYEQIKERVDSSILDVISSAAFINGPEVHSFQKELEEYLDVKHVIPCANGTDALQIAMMGLNLKPEDEVITADFTFAATVEVIALLQLTPVLVDVEKDSFNIDPNAIRDAITPNTKAIVPVHLFGQAANMDEIMKIAKEHDLYVIEDNAQGIGGSYKFDDGKVAKTGTIGHVSSTSFFPSKNLGCYGDGGAIFTNDDDLAHTIRGIVNHGMYKRYHHDVVGVNSRLDSIQATVLRAKLPNLDTYNDARRAAARKYNKAFEGIENIITPKVKGNSCETSENVICDTCDCHVFHQYTLRVVNTDRDALVKHLNEQGIPCGVYYPIPLHNQKAYQDDRYDDANFTITNQLVKEVISLPMHTELDNEQIDFITKNVINFVTK, from the coding sequence ATGAAGAAGATTCAAATGGTTGACTTAAAGGGTCAATACGAACAAATAAAAGAACGTGTAGACTCCTCTATTCTAGACGTTATTTCATCTGCTGCATTTATTAATGGCCCTGAAGTACATAGTTTTCAGAAAGAATTAGAAGAATATCTTGATGTAAAGCACGTGATTCCGTGCGCGAATGGAACGGACGCTTTGCAAATAGCAATGATGGGATTAAATCTGAAACCAGAAGATGAAGTAATTACTGCAGATTTTACTTTTGCTGCTACAGTAGAAGTAATTGCATTATTGCAGCTAACTCCAGTACTTGTAGATGTGGAAAAAGATTCTTTTAATATTGATCCTAATGCTATCCGCGACGCAATTACTCCTAATACAAAAGCGATCGTACCGGTTCATTTATTTGGCCAGGCTGCCAATATGGATGAAATTATGAAAATAGCAAAAGAACACGATCTATATGTTATTGAAGATAATGCTCAAGGGATTGGTGGTAGTTATAAATTTGATGATGGTAAAGTTGCTAAAACGGGAACTATTGGTCACGTATCTTCTACTTCTTTTTTTCCTTCTAAAAACTTAGGATGTTATGGTGATGGTGGAGCTATTTTTACCAATGACGATGACCTAGCGCATACAATTCGTGGTATTGTAAATCATGGAATGTACAAAAGATATCATCATGATGTGGTTGGTGTAAATTCTCGTTTAGATTCTATACAAGCTACAGTACTTAGAGCAAAACTACCTAATCTGGATACTTATAATGATGCCAGAAGAGCAGCTGCTAGAAAATACAATAAAGCTTTTGAAGGAATTGAGAATATTATCACCCCAAAAGTAAAAGGAAATAGTTGTGAAACCAGCGAAAATGTTATCTGTGACACCTGTGATTGTCATGTATTTCATCAATATACCCTACGGGTTGTAAATACAGACCGGGATGCATTAGTAAAACACCTAAATGAACAAGGGATTCCTTGTGGTGTATACTATCCAATACCCCTACATAATCAAAAGGCTTATCAAGATGATCGTTATGATGATGCAAATTTTACAATTACTAATCAGCTTGTAAAAGAAGTGATTTCACTACCAATGCATACCGAGTTAGATAATGAGCAAATTGATTTCATTACAAAAAACGTTATCAATTTTGTAACTAAATAG
- a CDS encoding deoxynucleoside kinase → MHVAIAGNIGAGKTTLTKLLAKHYRWEPQFEDVLENPYLEDFYNKMERWSFNLQIYFLNSRFRQILEIRESGKDIIQDRTIYEDAYIFAPNLHAMGLMTNRDFENYKSLFDLMESVVEGPDLLIYLRSSIPNLVAQIHKRGREYENTISIDYLSRLNERYEAWAHGYDKGNLLIVDVDHLNFVDNPEDLGSIINRIDAELNGLF, encoded by the coding sequence ATGCACGTAGCTATTGCTGGAAATATTGGTGCTGGAAAAACAACACTAACCAAATTATTAGCCAAACATTATCGATGGGAACCTCAATTCGAAGATGTACTAGAAAATCCTTATCTAGAGGATTTCTATAATAAAATGGAGCGCTGGTCTTTTAATTTACAGATCTATTTTCTTAATAGCCGTTTTAGACAGATTCTAGAAATACGAGAAAGCGGTAAAGATATTATCCAAGATAGAACCATTTATGAGGATGCATATATTTTTGCTCCTAACCTACATGCAATGGGACTTATGACTAATCGTGATTTTGAAAATTACAAATCACTTTTTGATTTAATGGAGAGCGTTGTTGAGGGGCCTGATTTACTGATTTATTTACGAAGCAGTATTCCTAATCTGGTTGCACAAATTCATAAACGTGGTCGTGAATATGAAAACACAATTAGTATTGATTATCTAAGTCGATTAAATGAACGATATGAGGCCTGGGCTCACGGATACGACAAAGGCAATTTACTTATTGTAGATGTTGATCATCTGAACTTTGTGGATAATCCAGAAGATCTTGGTAGCATAATTAACCGTATTGATGCAGAATTAAACGGATTATTTTAA
- a CDS encoding T9SS type A sorting domain-containing protein: protein MKLKFTLIAIFSFTILFSQNFLEVQLPTPDKLNPFFVGPLFKSTIHYGATPSNYNGKVIVFNHGYIDLNQSQFLFDNSFYQKTYDEGYQAVFVATTRGGGIWVNGELLAESIDIVTNKYNVADVYIIAHSNGGKAAEAAMIQYGKKDKVEQVFALGTPYWGTYLADISQMPWLNWAWRLTGLNEGARTSTTYYCRDVVRPYLDNNENNEPEKFVVLGASGYFNGSNLLARAAFTVTGGILLPIQGANDGVAPYRSTLRPGAIYVFKKNDYRAFFDHIDVSFGQFSWPYVKSYIQNRSQKSNPSFENINPKNYIITSNYYIIHSENEYDEIILDKNSRFAVAEIIHENPKATFQGINKKQTDQLKINTQGNHRSVISLSSNNIKLQSNSRFAAFVKQNNGITMSLENQIRNKYPLLKVDISSTQKNNSLLTNIETRGVIIRTSNIDGTQVQSDPEIITFDKINESFYYDTKNLEEGVYSLFLNAESTANFKRSIISGFVVGDINKALTFNTEVNKPLDKNEKSIKLSPNSVKNYALLSLQGYSISDKISLAVYDITGKKMKSFEMKAAKNSEFDISEKLQQLPSGIYLLQVNNEKTIKFVKE, encoded by the coding sequence ATGAAATTAAAATTTACTTTAATTGCAATCTTCTCTTTTACAATATTATTTTCTCAGAACTTTTTAGAAGTACAACTGCCTACACCTGATAAACTCAATCCATTTTTTGTTGGTCCGCTTTTTAAATCAACCATTCATTATGGAGCGACTCCTTCAAATTATAACGGAAAAGTGATTGTTTTTAATCACGGATATATTGATCTAAATCAAAGTCAATTTTTATTTGATAATTCTTTTTATCAAAAAACATATGATGAAGGATATCAGGCTGTTTTTGTTGCTACAACAAGAGGTGGTGGTATATGGGTCAATGGAGAACTACTTGCAGAGTCCATTGACATTGTTACAAATAAATATAATGTCGCAGATGTATATATCATAGCGCATAGTAATGGAGGAAAAGCCGCGGAAGCTGCTATGATTCAATATGGAAAAAAAGATAAGGTAGAACAAGTTTTTGCTTTGGGAACTCCATATTGGGGAACTTATCTAGCCGACATTTCTCAAATGCCCTGGTTAAACTGGGCTTGGCGATTGACTGGTTTAAATGAAGGTGCTAGAACCTCTACCACGTATTATTGTCGAGATGTAGTTCGGCCATATTTAGATAACAATGAAAATAACGAGCCAGAAAAATTTGTTGTTTTAGGAGCTTCCGGTTATTTCAATGGATCAAATCTTCTTGCCAGAGCCGCTTTTACAGTTACTGGTGGAATTTTACTTCCTATACAAGGTGCAAATGATGGTGTTGCGCCTTATAGAAGTACGCTAAGGCCTGGAGCAATATATGTCTTCAAAAAAAATGATTATCGCGCATTCTTTGATCATATAGATGTAAGTTTTGGACAATTTAGTTGGCCTTATGTAAAATCATACATACAAAATCGTTCTCAAAAAAGTAATCCATCTTTTGAAAACATAAATCCAAAGAATTACATCATCACTAGTAACTATTACATCATACATTCTGAAAATGAATACGACGAAATAATTCTTGACAAAAACTCTAGATTTGCTGTAGCCGAAATTATACACGAAAATCCTAAAGCTACGTTTCAAGGCATTAACAAAAAACAAACAGATCAGTTAAAAATTAATACCCAAGGCAATCATAGATCTGTAATCTCTCTTTCTTCTAACAATATCAAGTTACAAAGTAATTCTCGTTTTGCTGCCTTTGTAAAACAAAATAATGGAATCACGATGTCATTAGAAAATCAAATAAGAAATAAATATCCTTTATTAAAAGTTGATATTTCTTCAACACAAAAAAACAATTCTTTACTTACAAACATAGAAACACGCGGTGTAATTATTAGAACTTCTAATATTGATGGAACACAAGTACAAAGTGATCCAGAAATAATCACTTTTGATAAAATCAACGAAAGCTTTTATTACGACACCAAAAATCTGGAAGAAGGTGTATACAGCTTGTTTCTAAATGCGGAAAGTACAGCTAATTTTAAAAGAAGTATTATCTCTGGTTTTGTAGTAGGAGATATTAATAAGGCTTTGACTTTTAATACGGAAGTAAATAAGCCTTTAGATAAAAACGAAAAATCAATAAAATTATCACCAAATTCGGTAAAAAATTATGCTTTACTATCACTACAAGGATATTCTATATCCGATAAAATATCTTTAGCAGTTTACGATATAACTGGCAAAAAAATGAAGAGTTTTGAAATGAAAGCAGCCAAAAATTCAGAATTTGATATCTCAGAAAAGCTACAACAATTGCCCTCTGGAATATACCTTTTACAGGTAAATAACGAAAAAACAATAAAATTCGTTAAGGAATAG
- a CDS encoding response regulator transcription factor, producing MDEIIEIVLAEDEPSLGQIIKESLETRNFKVHLAQNGETAYSLYKSINPKLLVLDVMMPKKDGFTLAKEIRLEDDTIPIIFLTAKSQTQDVVEGFTIGGNDYLKKPFSMEELIVRINNLLHRTKTQQSSESLEIGKYTFDFPKQLLTSVDESYQLTHREAHLLFHLIKNKNQVLDRSMILKKLWGDDDFFNGRSMDVFITKLRKKLKQDASIQIINVRGFGYKLVC from the coding sequence ATGGATGAAATTATCGAGATAGTATTAGCAGAAGATGAACCGTCTTTGGGGCAGATTATCAAAGAAAGTTTAGAAACAAGAAACTTTAAAGTTCATCTTGCGCAAAATGGTGAAACCGCTTATTCGTTATATAAATCTATCAATCCTAAATTACTAGTACTAGATGTAATGATGCCAAAAAAGGATGGTTTTACATTAGCGAAAGAAATCCGATTAGAAGATGATACCATCCCTATAATATTTCTTACCGCAAAATCACAAACACAAGATGTAGTAGAAGGATTTACTATTGGAGGCAATGACTATCTAAAAAAACCTTTTAGCATGGAAGAGCTTATTGTTAGAATTAACAACTTACTACATAGAACTAAAACACAACAAAGTTCTGAATCATTGGAGATAGGAAAATATACTTTTGACTTTCCTAAACAACTTCTTACCTCGGTCGATGAATCATATCAACTTACGCATAGAGAAGCTCATTTATTATTTCACCTCATTAAAAACAAAAATCAAGTATTAGATCGTTCTATGATTTTAAAAAAGCTTTGGGGCGATGATGATTTTTTTAATGGTCGAAGTATGGATGTATTTATTACTAAACTAAGAAAAAAACTAAAACAGGATGCCTCTATACAGATTATCAATGTCAGAGGTTTTGGATATAAATTAGTTTGTTAG
- a CDS encoding DUF2461 domain-containing protein: MNFNGLFQFLSELQQNNNKEWMDTNRKWYQENRNSFIDWLDHLELELAKIDPEYYLTSGRKGINRINNNLLFHPNKPVYKDHFGAGLDQLSKQGDFYIEIGLSQCVLAGGFWRPESKTLQSIREAIDYNGEELKKILAKKSFKNTFGNLYDDGNSLKKAPKGYSIDHEHIDLLQKRTFAVAYELQREDVLDSDFTDKVIQVYKEMLPFRRYLREAVSV, translated from the coding sequence ATGAATTTCAACGGTTTATTTCAATTTTTATCAGAATTACAACAAAATAATAACAAAGAATGGATGGATACTAACAGAAAATGGTATCAAGAAAATCGAAATTCTTTTATAGATTGGTTGGATCACTTAGAGCTAGAACTTGCCAAAATTGATCCAGAATATTATCTAACTTCTGGAAGAAAAGGAATCAATCGAATTAATAATAACTTACTTTTCCATCCTAACAAACCTGTCTATAAAGATCATTTTGGTGCAGGATTGGATCAATTATCTAAACAAGGTGATTTTTATATCGAAATTGGACTTTCTCAATGTGTTCTAGCAGGAGGATTTTGGCGTCCAGAAAGTAAAACTCTGCAAAGTATTAGAGAAGCTATTGATTATAACGGAGAAGAATTAAAAAAAATTCTTGCTAAAAAAAGTTTCAAAAATACCTTTGGTAATTTATATGATGACGGAAATTCTCTAAAAAAGGCGCCCAAAGGTTACTCTATAGATCATGAACATATCGATTTATTACAAAAAAGAACTTTTGCAGTAGCTTATGAATTACAGAGAGAAGATGTATTGGATTCTGATTTTACAGACAAAGTAATTCAGGTATACAAAGAAATGCTTCCGTTTAGAAGATATTTAAGAGAAGCTGTATCTGTTTAG
- a CDS encoding 3-deoxy-D-manno-octulosonic acid transferase has translation MNFFYNFLISVFNSMLPIMGLLSPKLTLFVKGRKTVFEILNEQLKKEDQIVWFHCASLGEYEQGVPVMEMIKNKYPNYKLLVTFFSPSGYEIKKNSTLADSIVYLPIDTKKNAKKFVELADPKLAIFVKYEFWPNYLRELKKNNTPITIISAAFRKDQAFFKWYGGFMRNALKTVDHFFVQDKISQTLLNQAGFNNVTVSGDTRFDRVSHQIEMDNRVDFISEFIGNRLCIVFGSSWPEDEEVFIDFINQASENICFIIAPHEIKNSGVQSLQKKIIKKTVVFSEREEKDLQDHQVFVMNTIGYLSRVYSYGDIAYVGGAMGTSGLHNILEPATFGIPIIIGKHFEKFREAKQLQKLAGLYSIFTSEEFSTIMNKLIDDQKFREKTGMIAGHFINSNTGATDTIVSYLTEKITNF, from the coding sequence TTGAATTTTTTCTATAATTTCCTTATTTCAGTTTTCAATAGTATGCTTCCTATAATGGGACTTTTAAGTCCTAAACTTACTCTGTTCGTAAAGGGGAGGAAGACAGTTTTCGAAATTTTAAATGAACAATTAAAAAAAGAAGATCAAATAGTCTGGTTTCATTGTGCTTCACTTGGAGAATATGAGCAAGGTGTTCCTGTGATGGAGATGATAAAAAATAAGTATCCTAATTATAAGTTATTAGTGACTTTTTTCTCCCCTTCAGGATATGAGATAAAAAAAAATAGCACCCTCGCTGATAGTATTGTTTATCTTCCGATAGATACAAAGAAAAATGCTAAAAAGTTTGTAGAATTGGCCGATCCTAAACTTGCAATTTTTGTGAAGTATGAGTTTTGGCCTAATTACTTAAGAGAGTTAAAAAAGAACAATACTCCAATAACAATAATTTCTGCTGCATTCAGAAAGGATCAGGCTTTTTTTAAATGGTATGGTGGATTTATGCGTAATGCTTTAAAAACGGTGGATCATTTTTTTGTTCAAGATAAGATTTCTCAAACATTGCTTAATCAAGCTGGCTTCAATAACGTTACTGTGAGTGGCGATACTAGATTTGATCGAGTATCTCATCAAATAGAAATGGATAATCGAGTAGATTTTATTTCAGAATTTATAGGAAATAGACTTTGTATTGTTTTTGGTAGCTCTTGGCCAGAAGATGAAGAGGTATTTATAGATTTTATAAATCAAGCAAGCGAAAATATATGTTTTATTATTGCTCCTCATGAAATAAAAAATAGTGGAGTGCAGTCTTTGCAGAAAAAAATAATCAAAAAGACTGTTGTTTTTTCAGAAAGAGAAGAAAAGGATTTACAAGACCATCAGGTCTTTGTTATGAATACGATTGGTTATTTATCACGAGTATATAGTTATGGTGACATCGCATATGTAGGAGGAGCAATGGGTACTTCTGGATTACATAATATACTGGAACCGGCAACTTTTGGGATTCCAATTATTATAGGGAAGCATTTTGAGAAATTTAGGGAAGCAAAGCAATTGCAGAAGTTAGCAGGTTTATATTCTATATTTACTTCCGAAGAATTTAGCACTATCATGAATAAATTAATTGATGATCAGAAGTTTAGAGAAAAAACAGGAATGATTGCTGGACATTTTATCAATAGTAATACCGGAGCAACAGATACGATCGTATCATATTTAACTGAGAAAATTACCAACTTCTAA
- a CDS encoding sensor histidine kinase KdpD has product MQKKSYRSILYFIAFVILVTLSIQVYWNFKNYEASKQQLINEVQISLDNAVDQYYTELAEKNTIGFSSDSSNIGNFLKKSNFSNLLKKIDSGKVDFKSYTFSEGLDHSDIKIYRGLSVDSIDRMDHHPSFCIDSSKTIEFPDLIKDIENGDSRKKAFEQLTSKIIISINEDSLKLEVLDTIINNQLKRKQLTISYGITFQDQTGTSFLFNKNVINKSDLKTKTKSYYLPRGSSLELSFMNTTRAILKKNLFGIALSFLLVSAVIGCLLYLLRIINHQKQLAELKNDLISNITHEFKTPIATISAALEGIQNFNRENDPEKTKKYIDMSSNQLGKLNTMVEKILETATLDSDELELNLEELNLVDLVQTITTKYQTNSTEKKIYFHHSQEKIWKKVDAFHFENAINNIIDNAIKYGGNTIQVYLNNTNPNIVLEIKDDGTSLTKSQKDKIFEKFYRVPKGNTHDVKGFGIGLFYTKTIIEKHQGTIELLLDQDQTNFKITLPNG; this is encoded by the coding sequence ATGCAAAAAAAAAGTTACAGAAGTATATTGTATTTTATTGCCTTTGTAATTCTAGTTACATTAAGTATTCAAGTATACTGGAATTTCAAGAATTACGAAGCTAGCAAACAACAATTGATTAATGAAGTACAAATAAGTTTAGATAATGCCGTTGATCAATATTATACCGAATTAGCAGAAAAAAACACTATTGGTTTTTCTTCAGACTCATCAAACATTGGCAATTTTTTAAAGAAAAGTAATTTTTCAAACCTTTTAAAGAAAATAGATTCAGGAAAGGTTGACTTTAAGAGTTATACATTCTCTGAAGGCTTAGATCATAGTGATATAAAAATATATAGAGGTCTTTCTGTAGATAGTATAGATCGAATGGACCATCATCCAAGCTTCTGTATAGATTCATCTAAAACGATCGAATTCCCCGATTTAATAAAGGATATAGAAAATGGTGATTCTAGAAAAAAAGCTTTTGAGCAACTTACATCAAAAATTATAATTTCGATTAATGAAGACTCTCTAAAACTAGAAGTTTTAGATACCATTATAAACAACCAATTAAAGAGGAAACAGTTAACAATTAGTTACGGAATTACATTTCAAGATCAAACAGGAACATCTTTTTTATTTAATAAAAATGTTATTAATAAATCTGATCTAAAAACTAAAACCAAATCTTATTATTTACCTAGAGGAAGTTCTTTAGAACTATCTTTTATGAACACTACACGTGCAATCTTAAAGAAAAATCTATTCGGTATTGCCCTATCTTTTTTATTGGTTAGTGCTGTAATTGGGTGCCTTTTATATCTCTTAAGAATCATTAATCATCAAAAACAACTTGCAGAATTAAAAAATGATTTGATTAGTAATATTACCCATGAGTTTAAAACTCCAATCGCTACTATTAGTGCAGCATTAGAAGGTATCCAAAATTTTAATCGTGAAAATGATCCTGAAAAAACAAAAAAATATATTGACATGTCCTCTAATCAACTTGGAAAATTAAATACCATGGTAGAAAAAATCCTAGAAACTGCTACACTAGATAGTGATGAACTAGAATTAAATTTAGAAGAATTAAACCTTGTCGATCTCGTACAAACTATAACTACTAAATACCAAACAAATAGTACCGAAAAGAAGATATATTTTCATCATTCTCAAGAAAAAATTTGGAAGAAAGTGGATGCATTTCATTTTGAAAATGCTATTAATAATATCATTGATAATGCCATCAAATATGGAGGTAATACAATTCAGGTTTATTTAAATAATACCAATCCAAATATTGTTCTCGAAATTAAGGATGACGGGACATCCTTAACTAAATCGCAAAAGGATAAAATATTCGAGAAATTTTATAGAGTCCCGAAAGGAAACACACACGATGTTAAAGGTTTTGGTATAGGATTATTTTATACTAAAACTATTATTGAAAAGCATCAAGGAACAATAGAATTACTTCTAGATCAAGATCAAACTAATTTTAAAATCACACTACCCAATGGATGA
- a CDS encoding GLPGLI family protein: MIRLIIVITLCVIGKISAQDFQGIATYSTDRKLEIQLDSTQVNSEMQKQIHEMMRKQFQKEYTLRFNKETSVYKEEESLGAPQPASGMQIMIAGSGASDILFKNTKEEKFVAQRDMLGKMFLVKDTLTHYNWKLSNETKKIGNYNCYKATMTRTQEIIRDIRVNGEEEKSEPETEEIEVVVWYTPEIPVNNGPANYWGLPGLIMEVNDGDLRVLCNKIVLNPSKKIEIEEPTKGKEVTETRFEEIMRKKMKEMQDRMPRRDDGNSIEIRIGG, translated from the coding sequence ATGATAAGATTAATAATAGTAATAACATTGTGTGTTATAGGGAAAATTTCGGCACAGGATTTTCAAGGGATAGCAACTTATAGTACGGATAGAAAGTTAGAAATACAATTGGATAGTACACAGGTGAATTCTGAAATGCAGAAGCAAATTCACGAAATGATGCGTAAGCAATTCCAAAAAGAATATACACTACGATTCAATAAAGAAACATCGGTCTATAAGGAAGAAGAAAGTTTAGGAGCTCCACAACCCGCTTCAGGAATGCAAATAATGATCGCAGGATCTGGAGCCTCAGATATTCTTTTCAAAAATACAAAGGAAGAGAAGTTTGTTGCACAACGAGATATGTTAGGCAAAATGTTTTTAGTAAAAGATACTTTAACCCATTACAATTGGAAACTATCTAATGAAACTAAAAAAATAGGAAACTATAATTGTTATAAAGCGACCATGACCAGAACTCAGGAAATTATTAGGGATATACGAGTTAATGGAGAAGAAGAAAAATCCGAACCAGAAACGGAAGAGATTGAAGTAGTAGTATGGTATACGCCAGAAATACCCGTAAACAATGGTCCAGCAAATTATTGGGGTTTACCAGGACTCATTATGGAGGTTAATGATGGAGACTTGCGAGTTTTATGTAATAAAATTGTTTTAAATCCAAGTAAAAAAATAGAAATTGAGGAGCCAACAAAGGGTAAAGAAGTAACTGAAACTAGATTTGAAGAAATCATGCGTAAAAAAATGAAAGAAATGCAAGATAGAATGCCGCGCCGAGATGATGGTAATAGTATAGAAATTAGAATAGGAGGATAA